Proteins found in one Litorihabitans aurantiacus genomic segment:
- a CDS encoding YraN family protein, whose protein sequence is MAEKDDLGRRGEDLAARWAVEQGWQVLERNWRGEGGELDLVARDGGDLVMVEVKTRSTTTFGDPITAVTPAKVARMRRLTGQWLTAHAVAPRVVRLDVVGILWPRGAAPTLTHVPGVGW, encoded by the coding sequence GTGGCCGAGAAGGACGACCTGGGTAGGCGGGGCGAGGACCTCGCCGCACGGTGGGCGGTGGAGCAGGGCTGGCAGGTGCTGGAACGGAACTGGCGCGGTGAGGGCGGGGAGCTCGATCTCGTCGCCCGCGACGGCGGTGATCTCGTGATGGTCGAGGTGAAGACGCGGTCGACCACCACATTCGGCGATCCGATCACCGCCGTGACCCCGGCCAAGGTCGCCCGCATGCGTCGGCTGACCGGTCAGTGGCTGACCGCGCACGCGGTGGCGCCTCGGGTGGTGCGGCTCGACGTCGTCGGCATCCTGTGGCCGCGCGGTGCCGCACCCACTCTCACCCACGTCCCGGGGGTGGGGTGGTGA
- a CDS encoding PKD domain-containing protein, translating into MAVADDGDRSVIETAAPLTVTAREVGPATTGVELSAMLADVTGGAPGARASVSWGDGGDLDDAGITDGVVNAAHTYSEPGTYAVTVTVDDDTLSRSVELEVVVEDEAAATPPTIQASPDSVVVGAPLTVTGRDFTAGEDVTVTLPGGEKQSVTAGDDGAFALRVSLAAGTQPGTATITALGGESGVAAEAALTVLPPAFTFVDVPPGLLFHDEITWLAGRGVTTGWELGDGTREYRPLAPINRDAMAAFLYRLAGSPDFTAPTVSPFVDVATDNQFYREIAWLHAQKISTGWAEADGSVTFRPLQPIARDAMAAFLFRYAQVGDYQAPATSAFTDVDPGNQFYREISWLAASGVSTGWKGNDGTAIYRPLTPINRDAMAAFVYRLDRLG; encoded by the coding sequence ATGGCTGTGGCCGACGACGGGGACCGCTCGGTGATCGAGACGGCCGCTCCGTTGACAGTGACGGCTCGCGAGGTCGGCCCGGCCACGACGGGTGTGGAGCTCTCGGCGATGCTGGCGGACGTGACTGGTGGTGCGCCAGGGGCGAGGGCGAGCGTGAGCTGGGGCGACGGTGGCGACCTCGACGACGCCGGGATCACCGACGGCGTGGTGAATGCCGCGCACACCTACTCCGAACCCGGGACCTACGCGGTGACGGTCACGGTGGACGACGACACGCTCTCGCGCTCGGTGGAGCTGGAGGTCGTCGTCGAGGACGAGGCCGCGGCGACGCCGCCCACGATCCAGGCGTCACCGGACTCCGTGGTCGTCGGTGCGCCGCTCACGGTGACCGGGCGCGACTTCACCGCGGGTGAGGACGTGACCGTGACCCTGCCGGGCGGGGAGAAGCAGTCCGTGACCGCGGGTGACGACGGGGCGTTCGCCCTGAGGGTCTCGCTCGCCGCGGGGACGCAGCCGGGGACGGCCACGATCACGGCGCTGGGCGGCGAGTCGGGCGTCGCGGCCGAGGCCGCGCTGACGGTGCTGCCGCCGGCTTTCACCTTCGTGGATGTGCCGCCGGGTCTGCTGTTCCACGACGAGATCACGTGGCTGGCCGGGCGCGGCGTGACCACGGGTTGGGAGCTGGGTGACGGGACGCGGGAGTACCGCCCGCTGGCGCCGATCAACCGGGATGCGATGGCGGCGTTCCTGTACCGGTTGGCCGGCTCGCCGGACTTCACGGCGCCGACGGTCTCGCCGTTCGTGGACGTGGCCACGGACAACCAGTTCTACAGGGAGATCGCGTGGTTGCACGCGCAGAAGATCTCCACGGGTTGGGCGGAGGCGGACGGGTCGGTGACGTTCCGTCCGTTGCAGCCGATCGCGCGTGATGCGATGGCGGCGTTCCTGTTCCGGTACGCGCAGGTGGGTGACTACCAGGCGCCGGCGACGTCGGCGTTCACGGACGTGGACCCGGGCAACCAGTTCTACCGGGAGATCTCCTGGCTGGCGGCCTCGGGTGTCTCCACCGGGTGGAAGGGGAACGACGGGACGGCGATCTACCGTCCGCTGACCCCGATCAACCGCGACGCGATGGCCGCGTTCGTGTACCGGTTGGACCGCCTGGGGTGA
- a CDS encoding YifB family Mg chelatase-like AAA ATPase yields the protein MSIGRSRAVSLLGMDGHVVEVEAHLALGLPAFTVVGRPDAAISEARERIRAAVQSCGLTFPPRRITVNLLPADLPKAGSFDVAMAMALLRAAGVAPDAPERAVHLGELGLDGRIHPVRGVLPAVHAAVRAGFTRVVVPTGNLAEASLVPEAEVTGAAHLAELVARYGGDVEVPVPVAEPVAVAEARDLAHNDLSDVLGQADARFALEVAAAGSHHLFLVGPPGTGKTMLASRLPGLLPDLSEAEAVQVTSLHSVAGVFDPSGGLLTRPPLEAPHHTASAAAVVGGGSGIPRPGAASRAHLGVLMLDEAPEFATRVLETLRQPLESGHLVIDRAAGSARYPARFQLVLAANPCPCGLSSGNGSACTCTSIQRRRYLSRLSGPLLDRVDLQVDVLPSNAAVLAGDSGESTAVVAARVHAARARMRRRWAGTPWRTNAEVPGSWLRRHHRLDREAAAGLTRAVDRGTLSLRGADRVVRVAWTLADLAGRDRPGTDEVAAAMTLRIRGSHG from the coding sequence GTGAGCATCGGGCGCAGCCGCGCGGTCAGCCTGCTGGGGATGGACGGCCACGTGGTCGAGGTCGAGGCGCACCTCGCCCTCGGCCTTCCGGCATTCACCGTCGTCGGCCGGCCCGACGCCGCGATCAGCGAGGCGCGCGAGCGCATCCGGGCCGCCGTCCAGTCGTGCGGGCTGACGTTCCCGCCGCGCCGCATCACCGTGAACCTGCTGCCGGCCGATCTCCCGAAGGCCGGCAGCTTCGACGTCGCCATGGCGATGGCCCTGCTGCGGGCGGCGGGTGTCGCACCCGACGCGCCGGAGCGCGCGGTGCACCTGGGTGAGCTCGGCCTCGACGGGCGGATCCACCCGGTCCGGGGCGTGCTGCCCGCCGTGCACGCGGCCGTCCGTGCGGGGTTCACCCGCGTCGTCGTCCCCACGGGCAACCTGGCGGAGGCGTCGCTGGTCCCCGAGGCGGAGGTCACCGGTGCGGCCCACCTCGCCGAGCTCGTGGCGCGCTACGGCGGTGACGTCGAGGTACCCGTGCCCGTCGCGGAGCCGGTCGCGGTCGCGGAGGCCCGGGATCTGGCCCACAACGACCTGTCCGACGTGCTCGGCCAGGCGGACGCGCGATTCGCGCTGGAGGTCGCCGCAGCCGGTTCGCACCACCTCTTCCTCGTCGGTCCACCCGGGACCGGCAAGACGATGCTCGCCTCGCGGCTGCCCGGCCTGCTCCCGGACCTCAGCGAGGCCGAGGCCGTCCAGGTCACGTCGCTGCACTCCGTGGCGGGTGTCTTCGACCCCAGCGGCGGGCTGCTCACCAGGCCACCGCTCGAGGCCCCGCACCACACGGCGAGCGCCGCCGCCGTGGTGGGCGGCGGCAGCGGGATCCCCCGCCCGGGGGCGGCCTCGCGCGCGCACCTCGGCGTCCTCATGCTCGACGAGGCGCCCGAGTTCGCGACCCGCGTGCTGGAGACGCTGCGCCAACCGCTCGAGTCCGGTCATCTCGTCATCGACCGGGCTGCGGGATCGGCCCGCTACCCGGCGCGGTTCCAGCTGGTCCTCGCCGCCAACCCGTGTCCGTGCGGTCTCAGCTCCGGCAACGGTTCCGCGTGCACGTGCACCTCGATCCAGCGTCGCCGCTACCTCTCCCGCCTCTCGGGTCCGCTGCTGGACCGCGTCGACCTCCAGGTCGACGTCCTGCCGAGCAACGCGGCGGTGCTCGCGGGGGACTCGGGGGAGTCGACCGCCGTCGTCGCCGCTCGGGTGCACGCCGCCCGAGCGCGGATGCGGCGGCGCTGGGCGGGTACGCCGTGGCGCACCAACGCCGAGGTGCCCGGTTCGTGGCTGCGCCGCCACCACCGTCTCGATCGCGAGGCTGCTGCGGGGCTGACGCGCGCCGTCGACCGCGGGACGCTGAGCCTGCGCGGTGCCGACCGGGTGGTGCGCGTGGCGTGGACACTCGCGGACCTCGCGGGGCGGGACCGGCCGGGGACGGACGAGGTCGCGGCCGCCATGACGCTGCGGATCCGGGGGAGCCATGGGTGA
- a CDS encoding LGFP repeat-containing protein has product MLRRRLFATLALAGLAVSILLTAPAVAANRCAPGFHCESNSYGYRIADAGVEYSSPRGEFTVGNDYGIAAEHARLGGGRGSLGYPTSTLRQDNYLHKGFYQIFERGVIYTRGTEGIAVKGGASPFDATHRAAGGGAGLALGYPVAREVREASGYWYQRFENGVIYVSPRGAHAVPGSTDLTYFYGRDSGHGAAVERTSLNDTHRSNGGGSGILGYPSGRATSQGGPYLYQVFERGVLYCGARNARNDTYGCWPVVGALSQVHRSYGGGSGIGYPIAARELITWATCESGAPYWQQAYERGHIITFASGRYSVLDYRGSGEHYPSFPEDCDAGNS; this is encoded by the coding sequence GTGCTGCGCAGGCGACTCTTCGCGACGCTTGCACTTGCGGGTTTGGCTGTCTCCATCCTCCTGACAGCACCGGCGGTAGCTGCGAATCGTTGCGCTCCGGGGTTTCACTGCGAGTCGAACAGCTACGGATACCGCATCGCGGACGCGGGCGTTGAATATTCTTCGCCGCGGGGTGAATTTACAGTGGGTAACGACTACGGTATAGCCGCCGAACACGCCCGGCTCGGCGGCGGGCGTGGCTCCCTCGGGTATCCGACTAGTACCCTTCGACAGGACAACTACCTGCACAAGGGGTTCTACCAGATTTTCGAGCGCGGGGTGATCTACACCCGGGGTACCGAAGGCATCGCCGTCAAGGGTGGCGCTTCACCCTTCGATGCCACGCATCGGGCGGCAGGAGGGGGCGCCGGGCTCGCCTTGGGGTACCCCGTCGCCCGCGAAGTTCGTGAGGCCAGCGGATACTGGTACCAGCGGTTTGAGAACGGCGTGATCTACGTGAGCCCAAGGGGCGCCCATGCCGTTCCGGGCAGTACTGACCTCACCTACTTCTACGGACGGGATAGTGGGCACGGCGCCGCTGTCGAGCGGACTTCCCTTAACGATACGCATCGATCCAATGGTGGCGGGAGCGGCATTCTGGGTTATCCTTCGGGCCGTGCGACGAGTCAGGGCGGCCCATACCTCTACCAGGTGTTCGAGCGGGGTGTCCTGTATTGCGGCGCACGGAACGCCCGCAACGACACCTACGGCTGCTGGCCGGTCGTCGGAGCCCTATCGCAGGTTCACCGCTCCTATGGCGGCGGGAGCGGTATCGGGTACCCGATAGCGGCGCGCGAGTTGATCACGTGGGCGACCTGCGAGAGTGGAGCGCCGTACTGGCAACAGGCTTACGAGCGCGGCCATATCATCACCTTCGCAAGTGGACGCTACTCCGTCCTCGATTACCGAGGAAGCGGTGAGCACTACCCGTCCTTCCCGGAGGACTGCGACGCCGGGAACTCGTGA
- a CDS encoding site-specific integrase, whose product MVERTVSGSTVPDGVRPGDAAVVEEFAAHLSLQRGLSEHTVRAYSGDLLNLLGSAPGTAAGADLTRLDLAVLRRWLAGLAARGLSRSTLARRGAAARTFTRWATRRGLMPSDPGLRLRSPRADRTLPTVLTPTQAAAALGVVPPPMPTRRPTPIRPCERSCCATMPCSSSSTAPRSACPS is encoded by the coding sequence ATGGTCGAACGCACGGTGTCCGGGTCGACGGTGCCGGACGGAGTGCGACCCGGCGACGCCGCCGTCGTGGAGGAGTTCGCCGCGCACCTGTCGCTGCAGCGGGGACTGTCGGAGCACACCGTGCGCGCCTACAGCGGGGACCTGCTCAACCTCCTCGGATCCGCACCGGGGACCGCCGCGGGCGCCGACCTGACCAGGCTCGACCTGGCAGTCCTGCGCCGGTGGCTCGCGGGTCTCGCCGCGCGCGGACTCAGCCGCTCGACGCTCGCCCGCCGCGGCGCCGCCGCCCGCACGTTCACCCGTTGGGCCACGCGGCGCGGCCTGATGCCGAGCGACCCCGGGCTGCGGCTGCGCAGCCCGCGTGCCGACCGCACGCTCCCCACGGTGCTCACGCCGACGCAGGCCGCCGCCGCGCTGGGGGTGGTCCCCCCACCGATGCCGACACGGCGGCCGACGCCGATCCGACCGTGCGAGCGATCGTGCTGCGCGACCATGCCGTGCTCGAGCTCCTCTACGGCTCCGCGCTCCGCGTGTCCGAGCTGA
- a CDS encoding tyrosine-type recombinase/integrase has protein sequence MLELLYGSALRVSELTSLEISSLDHGERLVRVLGKGGKERVVPYGAPAADALGAWLAAREVLATPESGRALFLGRRGRRLDPRAVRAVVHAATGAADGPEIAPHGLRHSAATHLLEGGSDLRSIQELLGHASLATTQRYTHVSPERLVAAFVQAHPRA, from the coding sequence GTGCTCGAGCTCCTCTACGGCTCCGCGCTCCGCGTGTCCGAGCTGACGTCGCTGGAGATCTCCTCGCTCGACCACGGCGAACGGCTCGTCCGCGTGCTCGGCAAGGGCGGCAAGGAGCGCGTGGTCCCCTACGGCGCACCGGCCGCCGACGCGCTCGGGGCGTGGCTGGCCGCGCGCGAGGTGCTCGCCACGCCGGAGTCGGGGCGCGCGCTCTTCCTCGGTCGGCGCGGCAGGCGTCTCGATCCGCGGGCCGTGCGCGCCGTCGTCCACGCCGCGACCGGGGCCGCCGACGGCCCCGAGATCGCGCCGCACGGACTGCGGCACAGCGCAGCCACCCACCTCCTCGAGGGCGGGAGCGACCTGCGCTCGATCCAGGAGCTCCTGGGTCACGCCTCCCTGGCCACCACCCAGCGCTACACCCACGTCAGCCCCGAGCGGCTCGTCGCCGCCTTCGTGCAGGCGCACCCGCGCGCGTGA
- a CDS encoding murein hydrolase activator EnvC family protein → MPQVLRTVATLGALGALATTALLASSGGGAEDSGPSGGRADPVADAVADAVAADRDGATTGAPASASTRPSPTGPAGAAVVYDWPLDPPSVVRPFDEPPQPWLAGHRGADLAGVPGAPVRAAADGVVAFAGSVAGKPVVSVDHADGIRTTYEPVEAVVTRGAAVARGDVIGTLAAGHPDVAGAPGTALHWGRAPDRTPTSTRWRWSRPRSSSGCGSSGDRCDGGGSGLWRGHR, encoded by the coding sequence ATGCCCCAGGTGCTCCGGACCGTCGCGACCCTCGGTGCGCTCGGCGCGCTGGCCACGACGGCGCTGCTCGCGTCCTCCGGCGGCGGAGCGGAGGACTCGGGGCCGTCGGGCGGCCGCGCCGATCCCGTGGCCGATGCCGTGGCCGATGCCGTGGCCGCGGACCGGGACGGTGCGACGACGGGGGCGCCTGCCTCCGCCTCCACCCGGCCGTCGCCGACCGGCCCGGCCGGCGCGGCGGTGGTCTACGACTGGCCCCTGGACCCACCCTCCGTGGTGCGGCCGTTCGACGAACCGCCGCAACCGTGGCTCGCGGGCCACCGCGGTGCGGACCTCGCCGGCGTCCCGGGCGCTCCGGTCCGCGCCGCGGCCGACGGCGTGGTCGCGTTCGCGGGGTCGGTCGCCGGGAAGCCGGTGGTCTCGGTGGACCACGCCGACGGGATCCGCACCACCTACGAACCGGTCGAGGCCGTCGTGACCCGCGGCGCCGCCGTCGCGCGGGGCGACGTGATCGGGACGCTGGCGGCCGGGCACCCCGACGTCGCGGGCGCGCCCGGGACCGCGCTGCACTGGGGGCGCGCACCGGACCGGACTCCTACGTCGACCCGGTGGCGCTGGTCGAGGCCGAGGTCGTCATCCGGTTGTGGGAGTAGCGGCGACCGCTGTGACGGCGGGGGCAGCGGCCTGTGGCGGGGACACCGGTGA
- the dprA gene encoding DNA-processing protein DprA, translating to MGEGCRAGDEDRLARVAWGRLAEPCDLQAGALTQGLGHGDALRWLREGAGPPPVDAPWGQDVWARARARWRPRLAGLDPEREIAGIARVGGSVVVPGDETWPVALDDLEAAAPHCLWVRGDPALLVAGDARRDASGLTGAVAIVGARASTGYGEHVTGELAASLADSGLAVVSGGAFGIDAVAHRTALAVGGPTVAVMAGGLDRFYPAGNADLLARVAREGAVVAELGPGSSPSRSRFLTRNRLIAALAQVCVVVEAGWRSGTLSTAMHAARLLRPVAAVPGPVTSAASAGCHRLIREGVAVCVSDAAQVRELLPGGGETLAAEPDDAAVRRAGDVPAGVSTLDARVWEALPARGGASIDSLVRVAGAAPGAVRAALGSLELAGHVRREGDRYRRTAR from the coding sequence ATGGGTGAGGGGTGCCGAGCCGGCGACGAGGACCGTCTCGCGCGGGTGGCGTGGGGCCGGCTGGCCGAACCGTGCGACCTGCAGGCGGGTGCGCTGACGCAGGGGCTCGGCCACGGCGACGCCCTGCGGTGGTTGCGGGAGGGTGCGGGGCCGCCGCCCGTGGACGCGCCGTGGGGACAGGACGTCTGGGCACGGGCGCGAGCCCGGTGGCGCCCCCGGTTGGCCGGGCTCGACCCGGAGCGGGAGATCGCCGGGATTGCCCGGGTGGGCGGGAGCGTCGTCGTGCCGGGGGACGAGACGTGGCCGGTGGCCCTGGACGACCTGGAGGCGGCCGCGCCGCACTGCCTGTGGGTGCGCGGCGACCCGGCGCTGCTGGTGGCGGGGGACGCGCGGCGGGACGCGAGCGGGCTCACGGGTGCCGTCGCGATCGTGGGAGCCCGGGCCAGCACCGGCTACGGCGAGCACGTCACCGGCGAGCTGGCGGCCAGCCTCGCGGACTCGGGTCTCGCCGTCGTGTCCGGCGGGGCGTTCGGGATCGATGCCGTCGCGCACCGGACCGCGCTCGCCGTCGGCGGCCCCACGGTGGCGGTGATGGCGGGCGGCCTCGACCGGTTCTACCCGGCGGGGAACGCCGACCTCCTGGCGCGGGTCGCCCGGGAGGGGGCGGTGGTCGCCGAGCTGGGACCGGGCAGCTCGCCGAGCCGGTCGCGCTTCCTCACGCGCAACCGTCTCATCGCCGCGCTGGCACAGGTGTGCGTCGTGGTCGAGGCGGGGTGGCGCTCGGGGACGCTGTCGACGGCGATGCACGCCGCACGGCTGCTGCGGCCAGTGGCCGCGGTGCCCGGACCGGTGACGTCGGCCGCCTCGGCCGGGTGCCACCGACTCATCCGGGAGGGCGTGGCGGTGTGCGTCAGCGATGCCGCGCAGGTGCGCGAGCTCCTTCCCGGTGGCGGGGAGACTCTTGCGGCCGAGCCCGACGACGCCGCCGTGCGACGCGCCGGCGACGTCCCGGCGGGTGTCTCGACCCTGGACGCGCGGGTGTGGGAGGCGCTGCCGGCTCGAGGCGGGGCGAGCATCGACTCGCTCGTCCGGGTGGCGGGGGCGGCCCCCGGCGCGGTGCGAGCCGCCCTGGGATCGCTGGAGCTGGCCGGACACGTGCGGCGCGAGGGCGACCGGTACCGGCGCACGGCACGCTGA
- the rpsB gene encoding 30S ribosomal protein S2, giving the protein MAVVTMRQLLESGVHFGHQTRRWNPKMKRFIFTERNGIYIIDLQQSLVDIDRAYNFVKETVAHGGSILFVGTKKQAQEAVAEQAARVGMPYVNQRWLGGMLTNFQTVSKRLARLAELEGIDFDDVAASGRTKKELLMMHREKVKLERTLGGIRTMGKVPSAVWVVDTKKEHLAIAEARKLNIPIVAILDTNCDPDEVDFPIPGNDDAIRAVGLLTRVIADAVADGTIQRHSGGSAGAAGTSEPLAEWEQELLAAGEGESAAVADAAADVAQEAKADPEVADDVTVAAEVVAEVVAEAESADEAPAAESAEQA; this is encoded by the coding sequence ATGGCCGTCGTCACCATGCGCCAGCTCCTCGAGAGCGGCGTCCACTTCGGGCACCAGACCCGTCGCTGGAACCCCAAGATGAAGCGCTTCATCTTCACCGAGCGCAACGGCATCTACATCATCGACCTGCAGCAGTCGCTGGTCGACATCGACCGCGCCTACAACTTCGTCAAGGAGACGGTGGCCCACGGTGGCTCCATCCTCTTCGTCGGCACGAAGAAGCAGGCTCAGGAGGCCGTCGCCGAGCAGGCCGCGCGCGTGGGCATGCCCTACGTCAACCAGCGCTGGCTCGGCGGCATGCTGACCAACTTCCAGACCGTCAGCAAGCGCCTCGCGCGCCTGGCGGAGCTCGAGGGCATCGACTTCGACGACGTGGCCGCCTCCGGCCGCACGAAGAAGGAGCTGCTGATGATGCACCGCGAGAAGGTCAAGCTGGAGCGCACCCTCGGTGGTATCCGCACGATGGGCAAGGTCCCCTCCGCGGTGTGGGTCGTCGACACCAAGAAGGAGCACCTCGCGATCGCCGAGGCGCGCAAGCTCAACATCCCGATCGTCGCGATCCTCGACACCAACTGCGACCCGGACGAGGTCGACTTCCCGATCCCGGGCAACGACGACGCGATCCGCGCCGTCGGTCTGCTCACCCGCGTGATCGCGGACGCCGTCGCCGACGGCACGATCCAGCGTCACTCCGGCGGCTCCGCCGGCGCGGCCGGCACCTCCGAGCCCCTGGCCGAGTGGGAGCAGGAGCTGCTCGCGGCCGGTGAGGGCGAGAGCGCCGCCGTCGCCGACGCCGCCGCCGACGTGGCGCAGGAGGCCAAGGCCGACCCCGAGGTCGCCGACGACGTCACCGTGGCCGCCGAGGTCGTGGCGGAGGTCGTGGCCGAGGCCGAGTCGGCCGACGAGGCCCCCGCGGCCGAGTCCGCCGAGCAGGCCTGA